The following DNA comes from Hordeum vulgare subsp. vulgare chromosome 3H, MorexV3_pseudomolecules_assembly, whole genome shotgun sequence.
GTCGTATTCCTGCTGACCGCATGTCGTTGATCATTTGTTTATTGACATCTAGTAGCTGTCGTTGTGATCTTAACATGTGTGCCTTGTCCGGAGATACCATATGATGATTGTGCTCAATGACAGCCTTCTGAATCATCCAAACACCCGCCGAAGTAATATGGAACTGGACACGAGCTTTGCAAGCTGTCCTCGTAGAAGCTTGTTCTTTCCTCGTCTCATGTGTGCTATGTTTTTCTTTCACTCCTTCCTTACTGCAAACTAAATACCTAGCAGATAAGGTATCGtctgctctctcttttttttgtgtgtcCACCTAACACTGAATCCTTTCTTTTTTGCATATGCATTATAGAACTCGTATGCCTCATCTTCAGAATGAAAACACATTCCTTCCTTTGACACAATTTTATTTGAAGATGCATTCGGATTATCCTGTTACACACATGAAATACACCGACTTCATCGACATTGTAGTATAAATAAAATTTTTAAAGTCGATGCATTGTAGTATTTTTTTTACCTTCTCAATCAAACAGTTTTCTTCTCCTTTATCATTCTTTTTGCTTGGTGTCATAGGCTCACGGCTCGACTCATACACTGCGCTGTTCCTCGATAAAGGGTGCAACACTTTCTGTCCTTCCAGCCATTGAAACTGCATAATGTCAAACATCATCAATTTAATCACTTTCAAGTTTGATTCTACAACATATGATATTATGCTTTGGCTTAACAAGACTGCTATATGATTATCGGCTAGCATGACTAAATACGCATGCATGCACAAAAATAAAGAGCTAGCACATGGCTATTCACATGCAGCCTGCTTACCCCGGCATCGTCCTCTCCTCTGATGGATGTGGTCGTATGGGTGCAGTCTCgtacagccgccgccgccgtggacTTCGTCTGCTTGTCCTCCACACCTTGCCGCACGGCCGCCACCAACACGTACTCGGTCCGGCCGTCCCCCATGACGCCTTGATGCACGCCTGCAGGGAACGTGATGTCCGTTGGGGCAACAGCATGGCGTACAGCCCCAGCCACCATGAATGAGCTATCTGATCCGTTGGCCGACGAGGAGTTGGCCCCGCTGGCCGCAAGGACGTGTTCCGCCCGGCCAGCAACATGGCGAGCAGCCGCCGTGGTCGAGCAATCCAGACTGCCGCCGTGGTCGAGCAATCCAGACTGGCCGCCG
Coding sequences within:
- the LOC123443249 gene encoding uncharacterized protein LOC123443249; the encoded protein is MTVLNGIVAGGQSGLLDHGGSLDCSTTAAARHVAGRAEHVLAASGANSSSANGSDSSFMVAGAVRHAVAPTDITFPAGVHQGVMGDGRTEYVLVAAVRQGVEDKQTKSTAAAAVRDCTHTTTSIRGEDDAGFQWLEGQKVLHPLSRNSAVYESSREPMTPSKKNDKGEENCLIEKDNPNASSNKIVSKEGMCFHSEDEAYEFYNAYAKKKGFSVRWTHKKKREQTIPYLLGI